In Argiope bruennichi chromosome X1, qqArgBrue1.1, whole genome shotgun sequence, a single window of DNA contains:
- the LOC129959418 gene encoding uncharacterized protein LOC129959418: protein MEIKIMGLKPAMGNRVLVQVEAPEMITKLKDVINRHPNLQNVCKANTPQIIMPQIIIYDVEKKKSFTGRIGEVASDRKLRSGDLLVEMSSRQQSNKILKLKSFGPIPVSITPRGSMIPSKGVITCGELFNVTLEKITEKLKNQGVTHVRRIAIQRDGQLLNTKHLILTFNSPKLPDLIKAGYMKLPVRPYISYPLRCFKCHRFGHSKSNCRRTLTCARCAVAGHESTDSGLAIKDLPSLFGNPSTSELLKMHPSDNDEDFRMSCELSATSSISVDKTPPPVN, encoded by the exons atggaaattaaaattatgggtcTGAAGCCAGCAATGGGAAATAGAGTCCTGGTTCAGGTAGAAGCACCGGAAATGATCACAAAGTTAAAAGATGTAATTAACAGGCATCCAAATCTACAAAATGTATGCAAGGCTAATACTCCACAGATTATAATGCCTCAAATCATTATATACGATGTGGAAAAAA AAAAATCTTTTACTGGAAGAATTGGAGAAGTTGCATCCGATCGAAAACTTCGATCGGGTGACTTACTCGTCGAAATGTCATCGCGACAACAGtctaacaaaattctaaaattaaaatcttttggaCCAATACCTGTTTCTATTACTCCTCGTGGCTCTATGATTCCTTCGAAAGGTGTTATTACCTGCGGGGAGTTATTTAATGTTACTTTGGAGAAAATTACCGAGAAGTTGAAAAATCAGGGAGTGACACATGTCCGTCGCATAGCAATCCAACGTGATGGACAGCTACTTAATACGAAGCACCTAATTCTAACGTTTAACTCACCAAAATTGCCCGATTTAATAAAGGCCGGCTACATGAAATTGCCCGTAAGACCTTACATATCATATCCTTTAAGATGCTTCAAGTGCCATCGTTTTGGTCACTCAAAGTCTAACTGCCGCAGGACTTTGACTTGTGCCCGTTGTGCAGTAGCTGGCCACGAGAGCACtgact CTGGTCTTGCTATCAAAGATTTACCCTCATTGTTTGGAAATCCATCAACTTCCGAGCTTTTGAAAATGCATCCTTCTGATAATGATGAGGATTTCCGTATGAGTTGCGAATTATCAGCAACTTCTTCTATTAGTGTTGACAAAACCCCTCCTcctgttaattaa